The following coding sequences lie in one Caproicibacterium argilliputei genomic window:
- a CDS encoding ABC transporter ATP-binding protein, translating into MTAGFEDVSFSYDGGKPVLLHFTLRLPARGTVCLLGPSGCGKTTLLRLLAGLETPQAGRVERPERVAVVFQEDRLLPWMTARRNVAAVLRGSRDETLEEAGTWLRKLGLAGNEDVLPGKLSGGMRQRVSLARALAFRPELLLLDEPFHALDSDSKVLCADVLRREGTQQLTVLVTHDREEAETLADSRVLLQGAPLRVMSGLES; encoded by the coding sequence ATGACAGCGGGATTTGAAGACGTATCGTTTTCCTATGACGGCGGAAAGCCGGTGCTGCTGCATTTTACACTGCGCCTGCCGGCGCGCGGCACCGTGTGCCTGCTGGGGCCCTCCGGCTGCGGAAAAACCACCTTGCTGCGGTTGCTGGCAGGCCTTGAAACACCGCAGGCGGGCAGGGTGGAGCGCCCGGAAAGGGTTGCGGTTGTGTTTCAAGAGGATCGTCTGCTGCCTTGGATGACAGCGCGGCGGAACGTCGCGGCAGTTCTGCGCGGCAGCCGAGATGAAACGCTGGAAGAGGCGGGTACGTGGCTGCGGAAGCTGGGTCTTGCCGGCAACGAGGACGTATTGCCGGGGAAATTGTCCGGTGGTATGCGGCAGCGGGTTTCGCTGGCGCGTGCGCTTGCGTTCCGACCGGAACTGCTGCTTTTGGACGAGCCATTTCACGCGCTGGACAGCGACTCCAAAGTTCTATGTGCGGATGTGCTGCGCCGGGAGGGAACGCAGCAGCTGACGGTTCTGGTCACCCACGACCGCGAAGAAGCAGAAACGCTGGCGGACAGCAGGGTGCTTCTGCAGGGTGCGCCACTGCGGGTGATGTCGGGCTTGGAGAGCTGA